A single region of the Pogoniulus pusillus isolate bPogPus1 chromosome Z, bPogPus1.pri, whole genome shotgun sequence genome encodes:
- the ELAC1 gene encoding zinc phosphodiesterase ELAC protein 1 — MSMDVTFLGTGSAYPSPTRGASALVLRREGECWLFDCGEGTQTQLMRSHLRAGKITKIFITHLHGDHFFGLPGLLCTLSLQATSDPNKPPVDIYGPLGLRSFVKRSMELSHSELLFPYTVHELIPTRDQCPAEEFKELSYLDRDEMSCQGSQGRKLHLDPVENSYLLIEDEQLVVKAFRLFHRIPSFGFVVEEKPRTGKLNVQKLKDLGIQPGPLYGKLKSGAPVVLDNGVTVSPSDVLEDPIAGRKICILGDCSGVVGDAAVKLCWEADLLIHEATLDDTQEEKARGHGHSTPKMASEFAKLCKVKKLVLNHFSQRYKPAAQRGEGDADVTELKRQAESVLEGQEVTLAEDFTTIDIPMKK, encoded by the exons ATGTCAATGGACGTAACTTTCCTGGGCACGGGCTCAGCTTATCCCTCCCCGACAAGAGGAGCCTCGGCGTTGGTGCTTCGCAGGGAAGGAGAGTGCTGGCTCTTCGACTGCGGCGAGGGGACGCAGACACAGCTCATGAGGAGCCACCTCAGAGCAG GCAAAATTACCAAGATTTTCATAACTCATCTTCATGGTGATCACTTCTTTGGCCTTCCTGGCTTGCTGTGTACCCTTAGCCTCCAAGCTACCTCTGACCCAAACAAGCCACCAGTTGATATTTATGGACCACTAGGACTGAGAAGCTTTGTCAAGAGGAGTATGGAGCTCTCCCACTCGGAGCTTCTCTTCCCTTACACTGTTCATGAACTGATACCTACACGTGACCAGTGCCCTGCAGAAGAATTTAAGGAGTTGTCTTATTTGGACAGAGATGAGATGTCTTGCCAGGGAAGTCAAGGGAGAAAACTGCACCTGGATCCTGTGGAGAACTCCTACTTGCTGATTGAGGATGAGCAGCTGGTGGTGAAAGCATTTCGCCTCTTTCACCGCATCCCTTCCTTTGGCTTTGTGGTGGAAGAGAAGCCCCGGACTGGAAAACTCAACGTGCAGAAACTAAAAGACCTTG GAATTCAGCCAGGACCTTTATATGGGAAACTGAAGAGTGGAGCTCCAGTTGTTCTGGACAATGGAGTGACAGTTTCTCCTTCTGATGTCTTAGAAGACCCTATTGCTGGAAGGAAAATCTGCATTTTGGGGGATTGCTCAGGTGTGGTTGGAGATGCAGCTGTGAAGCTTTGCTGGGAGGCAGATTTACTGATCCATGAAGCCACTTTGGATGATacacaagaggaaaaggccAGAGGGCATGGACATAGCACTCCCAAAATGGCATCAGAGTTTGCAAAGCTGTGTAAAGTTAAGAAACTAGTGTTGAATCACTTCAGCCAGAGGTATAAaccagctgctcagagaggtgaggGAGATGCAGACGTCACTGAGCTGAAGAGACAGGCTGAGTCTGTGTTAGAAGGTCAGGAGGTAACACTGGCTGAGGACTTCACTACCATAGACATTCCAATGAAAAAGTAA